From the genome of Numenius arquata chromosome 9, bNumArq3.hap1.1, whole genome shotgun sequence:
ACTCTCTGCTCCGAAACAGCTTTCGGACTGCGATGGGAAAGTCAACACTGGAGTCAGTCAGACAAGGAACAGCCTGGAATTCTGTCAGCTCACTGGAGTAAATAAGATGCCTTTCTGGCAAGCTTCTTGCAAAACCTGGCATCAGTATATGCCACTATCTCAGTATTTAGTCACACCTTTGAATGGCAGAGAAattggaagactgaaaaaaacccaaacctccacAAAAGACACCcgaaaaaccaacaacaacaagaagaacCAACCGCCTAAAACAAAACTAACCACACGGAAAGACCTTTTTGTCCCCCCCCTTTTCAAAGAGCTTATTATTGTGAATAAAAATACAATGTGGTAATTATGCAGACActtggcagagacagcagccagtGTTTGTGTAGGAAAATAGCAGTAAGTGTAGAGTCGTGGTTAATCGCGTAGAGACACAACCATTCGTCCCTTTTCAGTGGCTTTAAGGAATTCTGCCGTGTTTAAGGAATTTTTTGCTTCAGTGCAGTTATctattgaaatttcattttagtgCTAGAGGAAACTGGCTGTTGGAGCTTTCAGCCCCCATTCctggcggcagcagctgctttgctttctgatttGATGGCTTGCCTTTGTCTTACTGCTGCAGCATTtcccccctcaccaccaccccccccagcttttAATCGTGATAAATCTCTTCTAAATGCAGACAACTTTTTAATCTCATCCAGCTTCTTCTGGTTTCCCTGTCTGAGATGGTCTTTGTGCCAATTTCATCCTACGAGCCGTGATGAGCAGCTGCTCAAAGCTCTCCCGATGCTGTAGGTGGGCTCCGAGACGCGCGGTGACAGAGCCGAACTCGGTACTAGGAAGCGGCAGGCACAGGGAGGGCAGAGACATCCAATTTATTCTCCAGTGCCTTTCGCCAAGTCAGGCCTAGGAACAAGGATGAGAGCATCGCTTGTGCCGTGCCGGTGATAACAGATGATAAAGCGGATGTTCTGTTTTCTCCCATGACtctaaaaaaatccatttctcttCACCAGGGTAAAGCGTTCTAACTTTCAACCAAatatgatgtatttttaaaaaatactgcatagAGCAGAGTagttccaggggaaaaaaaaaaaaaaaaaaaaaaaaaaaaaaaagaaaagcagcagaaaattaagaaatatctCCCTGCATATTTCTAAAAGTAAAATTCTTTGTTTGTGGGTTTCTCAGGCAACGAATGAAACTCGGCATCCAATATCCCACATGTCATCATGTCAAGACATCTGTGTGGGACCAAAATGTTGTTACCTGGAATTTCTGAGTCTCCTTGCCCTAACTGACATGGGGGGAGGGATGAAATCAAAACCACTAGTAGCACCAGCAAGTGCTATCGTTTAGGACAACAGGACCATCTGCAAAGGAATTTCTGTCTCTCCCTTGATAACTGTGTCTCGAAGAGAGGCCAGACCCTCAAGGAGAGGTTCTGCCTGAGTCCACATCCATGTTTCtagcccttctcctcagcagaAGCCGGTGCAATCCTGGACGGAGGTGTTAATACTCCACAGATACAGACTGCTCAGCTGAGCTAAAGCACTAAACCTTAGCTTTTCCAGTTCCACTGcataattaatttcttattataTCTTATCAGATAGCCACCTGTAACTAGATGATTACGTTCTAAAATGAAGTATGTGTCTAGTTAGCCTTTTAATAGATGATTTTTCTAAGAGGCCGAGTCTCGGTTTCTCCGCGTTCTTCATTTTTACAGCCTTATATTTCACAGTTTGGCGACCCGTTGGGAGATTCAGCTGCTTCTGTTACTAACCCACTGAATGGGGAATTGTGGAGGAGTATTATGGCCTGTAGCCACTCATTACATAAGATGTCAAATTTCAAAAGCCAGACTTATCCTCGATGTAATTCCGTCGGCTTCAGCGCTTTGCGCCGGGACCGTTTGGTTTTGAACACAAAGgtatgaaagaaaaagctgttaatTTCCAGTCTCTGGCAAACGGTACATGGTGTGGATATTAAGATATATAATATATTAAGATACATAATTAAGATATATAATAGACACTTGAATTTTGGTCAATAGGTAGTATTTGAAGAGTGCGGTGGTTAAACTGATCATGTTTGCAAAGAGGCTATTTCTCACCCAGATCGCTTATTTTATAAACATCAGATTTCGCATACAAATGCTTTCTCTAATCGTAAACGGTAATGGCTAAGTGGGAATTATAATTAAGCAGCACCAcccagctggagcagagcaaTACTCCTTGCTTGGCCGACGGCCGCGATCGAGCCGTGCGACGGAGCATCCCGGGAACCGGGAAAGGATCCCGGCGCGCTAAAACAGACACCCGGACCGGGAGGCgctggaagggaaggggaggggagagccgGTACCGCTCGGGAGGGACCCCAGACCCGCCGGGGCAGGGATGCGGCCGCACCGCGGCATCCCTCGGGGACcgggaaaggggcggggggggagatgCGGGGGCCGGTCTCGGTGGCTCCCCCCGCACCGGCAGCTGCACCGAGCCCGGGTCACGTGTGCGGGCCGTAATCCCGGCGAGGGGGTGTCGTTACCGGGGGaagggggcggcgggaggaggggcTGCCGCCGATGAGGGCTGAAGCCGGGTGCGCGGCCGGCTGCGGGCGCCGGAGCCGCGGGCGAGGCGGGGGCCGGAGCCGGTGCCAGTGCGGCGGCCATGGCCTGGCCCTGCATCAGCCGGGTGTGCTGCCTGGCCCGCTTCTGGAGCCAGCTGGACAAGTCCGACCTCTCCGTGCCGCTCACCATCCACAACTACTCGGACAtcgaggagcaggaggaggggccGCCCCAGCGCGGCGGGCCACCCCCGCGGGCCagcgctcgcccgcccgccccggccccccgcccgcGGGACCCCGGCAAAGCGGGCGGCCGCAGGaagggccgggcggcggccgccggggAGCCCTTCGCGGCGGAGACCCAGTACCGGCGGGACTTCAGAGCCTGGCCCCTCCCGAGGAGGGACGCCTTCCCCTGGGTCAGCGCCAGCAGCGGCGGGAGGGACGGGGCCgccccccagcccgccccgggccgcgccgcctGCGCCCtgcccggtggcggcggggggaggccggcGGCGGACGGCTGCGGCGGCCCCGAGCAGCTCCGGCCGCGTTCGCAGACGGACGGTGGCCACACCACCTCCTACAGGTAACTGGGCCCGGGCGACCGCCCCACTCCCCGCCCCGAGCCccgggaatggggggggggggggctccgggcCGCGGGAGAGGGATGCTCCTCCGCAGCGCGGTGCGGGGAtgccggcgcggcggcggggggggaggtggaaGCTGTAACCGAGGGGAGGAGGCGGGGAACGGGGGCTGTCGGCTCAACCGGTCGCCAAGCCCGCGTCGCTTGTCCCCCAGGCGAGTGTGTGACCCCCTCTGAGCCGCCCTGCCTTGCCCGGCTCCCACCGTGGTTCAGGGAGAGATACGGGAGCGTTGGGCTCCCGGAGCGATAAGGGAGTAACCGGAATGGGATCCGTGATCCACATCCCGGGCGCAGCAGGGTTATtctgcccggggacaggacagcCGGAGCTGCCCGGGACCTGCCCGTACCCGACAGCCGCACTCAGCTGCGCTCCCCGAATCTGTCACTGCcatcattttcttccctttaaaccTCCTGGAATGCCACGTTCAAGGTGAGCCAAATGACTGCCTCAAAGATTAGCCCGGCACCAAGACACAGGTGATATACCCCCAAAAATACGCCAGTATGGATAATGGGGAAAAGAGGTACAAACCACCTTTCCCAAAGAGCTTTTGAAAACGATTAAGTGACTTTTCTGTTACCGATGCCGTCCCTTCCCTGTGATCCGTGTGACTGATTACAGACACTTGTTTTCTGGAAGGAGCAATCAGGAGGGATGCATCTGAATTCAGCCCCCGTTCTCATTGACATCCACCATGGGAGGAGAGGGGATTTCAGCTCCTACATGGCCGCTGCTGGATATTGTACCAGATTCACACTGTTACAATAACATTCCTCTTACTAATGACGTTTGGCAGATTTTAATACACCTATAAGGTGTATTAATAGAgtcattatttttattccagtaGAATCCCAAGTATTTAGACACTTATTATCTATTATGTTCCTAGGAGACATTTCTCTTCACAGTTGCAATTCATCAGGTTATTTATCGCGGGGCTTTTAAGACAAGCGCACTGGGAAGGACTGCAGTCCTGCACGAGAGCGGGTGTtgctcatcccactcctccccACACAGGCAGCTGCCCTGGTGCTGCTACAGCCAACGTACAGACTCCGGAAGGGAGAACTGCAGCGTTTGAATTCACGCGCTATTTTGTCCTATGCCACATCTCACAGGACCATCACAGAGCCATGgttgtttttgaagaaaagcacTTTCTCAATTTCAAAGCAGCACAGGAATTACTTCAGAGAAACCTGCCTAGAACAAGGCGAGCAAGGTTCAACCTTCAGAAACGCATCTATCTCCATGTTGCTGCTgaacctcccccctcccttcttcagCCCGACCCCAGAGGAagggcacatcagagccacagatCCCCTACAGCTGTTCTAACACTCAGCAAAGAGTCACTTCTTGCACCTTTCCTCCCTTTGACTTGTCCGTTCTTGCACATGGCTCTCAACTACTGTCACGAAAGAGCAAGAAACTTGCAGGTCACACTGGCCAAAGAGAGATACCAACAAGCAAATCAAAACCAATTTTACAAAGAGTCAGACTTAAAGATAGTGGAGGAACTCCCCGCTGCCGGGAGGAGCAGTGCAGAGAGaggcacaggcaggggacagcccCACCAGAACAAAGTTCTTACTGCACCTTTAAGCTGTCTGAAGGCCCTAGGGTACAACTGATGCAGACACAGCTGTACAAGTCAAGCCACCTTGGTCTTAATTCCAGTAATTCCTACTGTTTCTTTGAATTATCATCCAGTACAACACTGCAAACGTAAGAAATCCCCACACCACTGAGCACACCCTAGAGAAGCCACAGGAGTCACAACAAGCAGCAGGGGAAAAGTCCATGATAACTTTGCAAGCTGCAagggtctgttttgttttggatttgttgcttttttttaaaaaaaccaaacaacccaaaacccacaCAGGAGTGGAGTGGGTTGGTACTTGGCAGTTCCTCACATCCCTTTTCAGGTACACTAAGGGACACTGGGTTTGCATTTGGTAGCTTTAGTCCCTCCAAAGCCCCAGGAGCGCTCCACTGGTCTGAGGCGGGGAGGGGACAATCCACAGCACACCCACCCTTTGCCAGCCGAGCACCTACAGCCACAAGATTTCCACTGACACCCCTGCAGTTCAGGTCTCCTTTCCTCTTACCTTATTAATTTCCTTAAGGTCTGCAAACCTTTCTCTCATCTTCAGGCATGAAGGGTTGATGTTCTTCATCTTCCTAACAAAAGCCAGAAGGACCCTAGCTGTGCACTGGGCTGTCCCTTGGTGGCCACACACAGCTCCGCTAACCTCTAGCAACAGGGACCTCCCCGGTTCTTGTAGGCTGCGCCCACCCACAGGTGAGGCAGCACTTGGGGAATCAGGGAAGGCTTcagctgtggcagaggcagaGCAAGGGGGGTTCTGCTAATGGGGGCAGCTGGAGGGCGCTGGGACCTGAGGAGGAGGTTGGGTGTGAACTACATAatccttttcacagaatcttcttggttggaagggacctttgagatcatcgagtccaaccaacaaaaaccaaaaacaaaaccaacaaaaccgaaaaaaaccccacaacaccaaacaccaaaaccaaaccaaaacaaacacccacaaccacaccccacacccacccacaaacagacacaacccaacaatcttgggcactagagcatgccctgaagtgccatgtctacacgtttcttaaatacctccagggatggagactccaccacctccctgggcaggctgttccagtgcctgaccactctctcagtaaagtaattcttccttttAGGGGAggctgggaaaaaggaaagggtgtCCTGCACGGGGACACACAGGCAGGGACTACTGCAGGCAGGTTAGAGGGGGGCAAAGGTGTGGAAGACATGCGCTTTTGGTCAGAccctcttattttctttctttctgtctcttctttcaCCTTGGGGTGATTCCCCCTTTTCTGTTGCGGGAGTATCATCCCTTCCCTACGGCTCAGCCCTGTGAGTGGGTAGGGCAGCCCTGAGGACGGGGCTCCGCGTGGGCCACCCGAGTCCTATGTGCTAGAGGTGCTCCAGCAGGCTCTGCACCCGTCCGGGTCAGGCACGGCCCCGGGGCTCCTAGCGGTGGGACCAGCTCCTGCCACGTGGACACGGCCAGTCCGCAGGCTCCAGCTGTATTTTGTGACTTTGTCAGGTCTCAGCAGCTGGCTGGGCTTGCTTCATATTAAAGAGAAAAGatctggaagggagggaaaggctgGCTTGAGCAGAACAGCACAGAAAAGTTGGCATCGACACATGGTCTCCTCCAAGCTTTTAATGGCAGCTGTGGTTTTCTTGCTTAATTCTGTAaggcgttgggttttttttttttttaggttttgtggcttgtttgtttctttttaattcaggGATTTTGGCTGTGTGGTTCTACAACAGCCCattgtgtgtttgtttctgggGAGCACCCAAGTGCGGCAGCAGGTCCCCTGTAACGTTCAGCACCATTTGGTGTGCATCAGGGCGCTGCTCCCCCTGAGCTCCCCTGGTTCTGCAAGCTCCAGCTGCATCTTTCTCTCTGCGCTCTCTTTTTTAAGCTCAGGAGGAAAGCGGGCTGCATACAAAAGCGGCTGTACGTGGTGCAGCCGGTTGGCCTGACCTGGCATTTCCCAGAACAAAACAACCCCCCGGCATCAGTGACCAAGCCCAGGCCCGTTCCTAGTGACTTCTGGGGGAGCCTTTCTGTGGCCAGAAGAAAGGCAAAGGTGGAGGGGGTGTTGGAAGAACACCGGTACCTCTGAGGAAGCAAAGCTACGTTTAATTTTGAAAGAGTAACTCTGTGTAAAGGGTGGAAGGGCAGGATAGCTGCCTGCCCCCCCAACTCTGGCCCCAGGTCTTTGGGGCAGGTCAGACCCAACTGGGCtatgtggggatggagctcagGCACACAGGCCGAGGCAGATCGATACAAGCTGCACTTGAAAGGCTAAAATGGGATGTGCTCCAACTGTGAAAAGATCCCGGGGACTGCTGCAGAGGGTTGCGGTGGATTACACCTTAACGAtgctggaggagggggaaggaagcgCTGAGCCACCCTCTCTGCACCACCCTGAGGGTTTGTCCTTTGGGGTCATGGAAGTGGCTTTTCCCTTTCAGCAGGAAGTTGAAGGAGATGTGTACTTCTGACACAGCAGAGATTAATTGCACGCAATTAATTGTAGTACTAGGTCTTGATTGCATCTAGCAGGTATTTTAGAAGCAGGTGAGTGCTTTATTTGGCTCCAGAAGAGAGCTCTGTTCAAGGCTCAGCTGTACTTTTTCAGGTCACTTCAGACTTCGGTTTCCCCTTCAGAAGCCTACTGGtttctggaaagcacttccaATGCATAAGTGAAAAGGTTGCACCAGAGCTGTGAGTGACCATtttgcctcttcctcccccccagcatcagctctgctggggaagggggaggatgactCTGAatttctgcacacacacaccagccCTGAGCAGAGCCTGGTCTCTGCAGCTGGTGGTTCTGCATTTACGGGGGTTTTGAGCAGGTGGGAGAGTGGAGAGCACCTGAGGAGTTTGGTGGGAGGCACAGCAGTAAAGCAGACCAAAACTGAGGGCCTTGAGATCAGCAGGGCTTCCTTCTCACCCAGAGTGAGCAGTTTCATTTTGTTGCTATGATGAAAAGGCGTAAAGAGCTGGGCTCGTTATGGGGAAAGGGCCTGATGTGCCATTGCTAATGATTTCAGGAATAACAGGGTGGTAGATCCCTCCGCTAACTGAAGTCCCATCTTCTTGGGCAAATATTCAGCACGTGCACTGTGACCAGGAGCAGAAACATCCTCCCCACCAGGGGCAATAATGCAGAATGAAGGGGGAATGACAGTTTCCCCCGTATTTTGCTGTCGATACTATTCACCTGCCTTCAAACAGCCCTTGTGCAGAAGGGCGAGGTGAATGGTTGTGACTGCTTCATAGGGAAAAGCGTCTTATTTCAGAAGAATATAGTGAAAATAACCTGCACTCACGTTCGGCAGAGTACGGGCTCGCTGCACACACCTCAGCTGGCAGGGTTAACGGTGCTCTGCATGAGGAGCTCCATCCTTGATCCAGCAAGATATTTAAACACATGCTTATCCTTAATAATAGGAGTAAAGCTTTTATAATCAAGGCTTACAGTTATCTTTACATTCTTAAGTGTCTTGCTGCTTGGGGAAATTAATAATGAAGCCCCTGGTTTTTACGCTATTTAAGAAGTAAGCTGGCTTGGTGCAGGCGTTGGGATGGATCCAGCCAGACTGGCTGTGCActgcccagcctggctgggggaagggagggcttGGAGGGGGACAGAGTGAGGGGGGGGCTGGAAACGGTGGCTCAAGAGGGGGATGTCTGTTCTGCAAAGTACGCTGCAGAACTGAAATGGGGTAGGACCAAAGCTGTTCCATAAAGGTAGGGTGAATTTCCTCCATGCAAAGTACACCCAAAcataaaaaaggggaaagaatggGAAACGGGATAATGACAGCAGACCCTAAGACCTGCCCACAAGCTCCCATTCATGCAGCTCCGATAAGAGGGAAGCAGCTGCCTGTCCTGTCACACCACTGTAAGTGCTTCATCCTTGGGGATCTGCCTGTGAGCAGAGCAAGCCCCCAAAACTCACCCCGAGACAACAGTTTGAAGCCTGAGCTGTTTTCCTCCCGGC
Proteins encoded in this window:
- the MAP6D1 gene encoding MAP6 domain-containing protein 1, giving the protein MAWPCISRVCCLARFWSQLDKSDLSVPLTIHNYSDIEEQEEGPPQRGGPPPRASARPPAPAPRPRDPGKAGGRRKGRAAAAGEPFAAETQYRRDFRAWPLPRRDAFPWVSASSGGRDGAAPQPAPGRAACALPGGGGGRPAADGCGGPEQLRPRSQTDGGHTTSYRQEYRPWTGAKPSKPIKTKQGFVIPEDHFVQETSYKADFKQIPEVKTRFSPNPSAVFQAPSRILNV